A single genomic interval of Bradyrhizobium japonicum USDA 6 harbors:
- the phnG gene encoding phosphonate C-P lyase system protein PhnG, protein MDLVTQHNNQQVQRKAAMAVLAHAEAGEIAARLRALALPAHQELRAPENGLVMLRGRVGGDGAPFNLGEATVSRAAVRLASGEVGFGYTLGRDGEKARLIALCDALAQSSDFGEAVERDVIAPLREQLMIQRKQAAAETAATKVDFYTMVRGEG, encoded by the coding sequence GTGGATTTGGTGACCCAGCACAACAACCAGCAAGTCCAGCGCAAGGCCGCGATGGCCGTGCTGGCGCACGCGGAGGCGGGCGAGATCGCCGCTCGCCTCCGCGCTCTCGCCCTGCCGGCTCATCAGGAGCTGCGCGCGCCGGAAAACGGTCTCGTCATGCTGCGCGGCCGGGTCGGCGGCGACGGCGCGCCATTCAATCTCGGTGAAGCCACGGTGTCGCGCGCGGCGGTCCGGCTCGCGAGCGGCGAAGTCGGCTTCGGCTACACGCTGGGGCGCGACGGCGAGAAGGCGCGGCTGATCGCGCTGTGCGACGCGCTGGCGCAGTCCAGTGATTTCGGCGAGGCGGTGGAGCGTGACGTTATCGCGCCGTTGCGCGAGCAGCTTATGATCCAGCGCAAGCAGGCGGCGGCCGAGACCGCCGCGACGAAGGTTGATTTCTACACCATGGTGCGCGGTGAGGGGTGA
- the phnH gene encoding phosphonate C-P lyase system protein PhnH, with product MTTIAELPPGFVDKVLSAQSTFRSVMDAMARPGSVQRIVPMAGVPGPTMRGTAAIALTLFDHDTPLWLDARMAERSDVVKWLKFHTGAPVVQDPSIASFALISDGAALPALERFALGTNEYPDRSTTVILQVESLDSGRSFELRGPGIDGVATLQASIKPFDLFERLRMNEALFPRGIDLVLVADDAVVAIPRTTRVVNKGS from the coding sequence ATGACCACGATTGCGGAACTGCCGCCGGGTTTCGTCGACAAGGTCTTGTCGGCGCAATCGACCTTTCGTTCCGTCATGGACGCGATGGCGCGGCCGGGTTCGGTCCAGCGCATCGTACCGATGGCGGGAGTGCCCGGGCCAACGATGCGCGGCACCGCCGCGATCGCGCTGACGCTGTTCGATCACGACACGCCGCTCTGGCTCGATGCGCGGATGGCGGAGAGATCGGACGTGGTGAAATGGCTCAAGTTCCACACCGGCGCGCCGGTGGTGCAGGATCCCTCGATCGCAAGTTTCGCGCTGATCAGCGACGGCGCGGCGTTGCCGGCGCTCGAGCGCTTCGCGCTGGGCACGAACGAGTATCCGGATCGTTCGACCACCGTGATCCTTCAGGTCGAGAGCCTGGACTCGGGTCGCAGTTTCGAACTGCGTGGCCCCGGCATCGACGGTGTCGCGACGCTTCAGGCCTCGATCAAGCCTTTCGATCTGTTCGAGCGCCTGCGCATGAACGAGGCGTTGTTTCCGCGCGGCATCGATTTGGTGCTGGTCGCCGATGACGCCGTGGTTGCGATCCCGCGCACCACGCGTGTCGTGAACAAGGGAAGCTAG
- a CDS encoding carbon-phosphorus lyase complex subunit PhnI — MYVAVKGGERAIENAHRLLANARRGDQSVSEVTLDQISEQLGLAVDRVMSEGSLYDRELAALAIKQARGDLIEAIFLIRAFRATLPRFGTSEPVETGAMRVQRRVSATFKDIPGGQILGPTFDYTHRLLDPSLGQGFVPEVPATAEASTAPTPRVTDILGRDGLIESSPRAEDGASVGDLTREPLNFPADRDLRLQNLARGDEGFLLAMGYSTQRGYGRNHPFVGEIRFGEVEVEFFAEDVGFAVPLGSIELTECQMVNQFKGSATEAPCFTRGYGLAFGQSERKTMSMALVDRALRARELGEEAVAPAQDEEFVMSHSDNVQATGFVEHLKLPHYVDFQSELGLLRKLRKEFAEANAPDAMKEAAE, encoded by the coding sequence ATGTATGTCGCAGTCAAAGGCGGCGAGCGCGCCATCGAGAACGCCCATCGCCTGCTCGCCAATGCGCGGCGTGGCGACCAGAGCGTTTCCGAAGTCACGCTGGATCAGATCTCGGAGCAGCTTGGCCTCGCCGTGGACCGCGTCATGAGCGAAGGCTCGCTCTATGACCGTGAGCTCGCGGCGCTCGCCATCAAGCAGGCGCGCGGGGATCTGATCGAGGCGATCTTCCTGATCCGCGCCTTCCGCGCCACCCTGCCGCGCTTCGGCACCAGCGAGCCGGTCGAGACCGGCGCGATGCGCGTGCAGCGGCGGGTGTCGGCGACGTTCAAGGACATTCCCGGCGGCCAGATCCTCGGGCCGACCTTCGACTACACCCACCGCCTGCTCGATCCATCGCTTGGCCAGGGCTTTGTGCCTGAAGTGCCGGCGACGGCCGAAGCGTCGACGGCGCCCACGCCGCGTGTGACCGACATCCTGGGCCGGGACGGGCTGATCGAGTCCTCGCCGCGAGCCGAAGACGGCGCCAGCGTCGGCGATCTCACGCGCGAACCGCTGAACTTCCCGGCCGATCGCGACCTGCGCCTGCAAAACCTCGCGCGCGGTGACGAAGGGTTTCTGCTGGCGATGGGTTATTCCACCCAGCGCGGCTACGGCCGCAACCATCCCTTCGTCGGCGAGATCCGCTTCGGCGAGGTCGAGGTCGAGTTTTTCGCGGAGGACGTCGGCTTCGCCGTGCCACTCGGCTCCATCGAGCTCACCGAGTGCCAGATGGTCAACCAGTTCAAGGGTTCGGCGACGGAAGCGCCGTGCTTCACCCGCGGCTATGGTCTCGCCTTCGGCCAGAGCGAGCGCAAGACCATGTCGATGGCGCTGGTCGACCGCGCGCTGCGTGCCCGCGAGCTCGGCGAAGAAGCCGTGGCCCCGGCGCAAGATGAAGAATTCGTGATGTCGCATTCGGACAACGTCCAGGCGACCGGCTTCGTCGAGCATCTGAAGCTGCCGCACTATGTCGACTTCCAGTCCGAGCTCGGCCTGCTCCGCAAGCTGCGCAAGGAGTTTGCCGAGGCCAACGCGCCCGATGCCATGAAGGAGGCCGCGGAATGA
- a CDS encoding alpha-D-ribose 1-methylphosphonate 5-phosphate C-P-lyase PhnJ — translation MNAPAYNFAYLDEQTKRMIRRAILKAIAIPGYQVPFASREMPMPYGWGTGGVQVTAAILGPQDVLKVIDQGSDDTTNAISIRKFFAKTAGVATTTATEDATVIQTRHRIPETSLHANQVLVYQVPIPEPLRFLEPRETETRRMHALAEYGLMHVKLYEDIARFGHIATAYAYPVKVNARYVMDPSPTPKFDNPKMDNCPALQLFGAGREKRIYAIPPYTQVVSLDFEDHPFEPYRFNAPCALCGAENSYLDEIVTDDKGGRMFVCSDTDYCEGRQAAGHHGSLSAAPYKEKAQEGSNG, via the coding sequence ATGAACGCGCCCGCCTACAATTTCGCCTATCTCGACGAGCAGACCAAGCGGATGATCCGCCGCGCGATCCTGAAGGCGATCGCGATCCCCGGTTATCAGGTGCCGTTCGCCAGCCGCGAAATGCCGATGCCCTATGGCTGGGGCACCGGCGGCGTGCAGGTGACCGCGGCGATCCTGGGGCCGCAGGACGTACTGAAGGTGATCGACCAGGGCTCCGACGACACCACGAACGCGATCTCGATCCGCAAATTCTTCGCCAAGACCGCCGGCGTCGCCACGACCACGGCAACAGAAGATGCGACCGTGATCCAAACCCGTCACCGCATCCCGGAGACGTCGTTGCACGCAAACCAGGTGCTGGTCTATCAGGTGCCGATCCCGGAGCCGCTGCGTTTCCTCGAACCGCGCGAGACCGAGACCCGGCGCATGCATGCGCTCGCCGAATACGGCCTGATGCACGTAAAACTCTACGAGGACATCGCCCGCTTCGGCCACATCGCCACCGCCTACGCCTATCCGGTGAAGGTGAACGCGCGCTACGTGATGGACCCGTCGCCGACGCCGAAATTCGACAATCCCAAGATGGACAATTGCCCGGCGCTGCAATTGTTCGGCGCCGGCCGCGAGAAGCGGATCTATGCGATCCCACCCTATACGCAGGTGGTGTCGCTCGATTTCGAGGATCACCCGTTCGAGCCGTACCGCTTCAACGCGCCCTGCGCGCTGTGCGGCGCGGAGAATTCGTACCTCGACGAGATCGTCACCGACGACAAGGGTGGGCGCATGTTCGTGTGCTCGGACACCGACTATTGCGAGGGCCGCCAGGCCGCCGGCCATCACGGCAGCCTCAGCGCCGCGCCGTACAAGGAGAAGGCGCAGGAGGGATCAAATGGCTGA
- the phnK gene encoding phosphonate C-P lyase system protein PhnK, translating to MAEEMLENDQPLLVAETLSKSYGRIAACRDVSFSLYPGEVLAIVGESGSGKSTLLQMLSGQLAPSGGQVSYRMRDGITRDLTTLGEAERRFLFRTDWGYVHQDPAQGLRMAVSAGANVGERLMAVGWNHYGRIRDTASDWLTRVEIDIARIDDAPRTYSGGMRQRLQIARNLVTEPRLVFMDEPTGGLDVSVQARLLDLVRSLVAELHLAVIIVTHDLAVARLLSHRVMVMKGGRVIETGLTDQVLDDPREPYTQLLVSSILPP from the coding sequence ATGGCTGAGGAGATGCTGGAGAACGATCAGCCGCTGCTGGTCGCGGAGACGCTCAGCAAGTCCTACGGCCGCATCGCCGCGTGCCGCGACGTGTCGTTCTCGCTCTATCCCGGCGAGGTGCTGGCGATCGTCGGCGAGTCCGGCTCGGGCAAGTCGACACTGCTGCAAATGCTGTCGGGCCAGCTCGCGCCGAGTGGCGGCCAGGTATCGTACCGGATGCGCGACGGCATCACCCGCGATCTCACGACGCTGGGCGAGGCCGAGCGGCGCTTCCTGTTCCGCACCGACTGGGGCTATGTGCACCAGGATCCCGCGCAGGGCCTGCGCATGGCGGTCTCGGCCGGCGCCAATGTCGGCGAACGGCTGATGGCGGTGGGCTGGAATCACTACGGCCGCATCCGCGACACCGCGTCGGACTGGCTCACCCGTGTCGAGATCGACATCGCGCGCATCGACGATGCGCCGCGCACCTATTCGGGCGGCATGCGCCAGCGCCTCCAGATCGCGCGCAACCTCGTCACCGAGCCGCGGCTGGTGTTCATGGACGAGCCGACCGGCGGTCTGGACGTGTCTGTCCAGGCTCGCCTGCTCGACCTCGTTCGCAGCCTCGTCGCCGAGCTGCACCTCGCCGTCATCATCGTCACTCACGATCTCGCTGTGGCGCGGCTGCTGTCGCATCGCGTGATGGTGATGAAGGGCGGCCGTGTCATCGAGACCGGTCTCACCGACCAGGTGCTCGATGACCCACGCGAGCCCTATACCCAGCTCCTCGTCTCCTCGATTTTGCCGCCATGA
- the phnL gene encoding phosphonate C-P lyase system protein PhnL, protein MTAMIDIAAAKKTFTMHLQGGIELPVVSGVTFHVDSGECVVLSGPSGAGKSSILKMIFGNYRCDSGRIGIRHRGAVVDLATAEPRQVLNIRRSTIGYVSQFLRAVPRVATIDVVAEPLIVNGTARADAQARAGELLHRLNIPERLWQLPPATFSGGEQQRVNIARGFISELPILLLDEPTASLDAANRAVVVDLVAEKKRQGVAMVAIVHDDEIRHLIADRIVDVTSFAAAA, encoded by the coding sequence ATGACCGCCATGATCGACATCGCCGCCGCGAAAAAGACCTTTACGATGCACCTGCAGGGCGGCATCGAATTGCCTGTCGTCAGCGGCGTGACCTTCCACGTTGATTCGGGTGAATGCGTCGTGCTTTCCGGCCCGTCCGGGGCCGGAAAGTCGTCGATCCTGAAGATGATCTTTGGCAATTACCGTTGCGACTCCGGCCGCATCGGCATCCGCCACCGCGGCGCGGTGGTCGATCTCGCCACCGCCGAGCCGCGGCAGGTTCTCAACATCCGCCGCTCCACCATCGGGTATGTCAGTCAGTTTTTGCGGGCGGTGCCGAGGGTTGCCACGATCGACGTCGTCGCGGAGCCACTGATCGTGAACGGCACGGCCCGAGCCGACGCACAGGCCCGCGCCGGTGAGCTGCTGCACCGCCTCAATATCCCTGAAAGGCTCTGGCAGCTTCCGCCCGCGACTTTCTCCGGCGGCGAGCAGCAGCGCGTCAACATCGCGCGCGGCTTCATCTCGGAGCTGCCGATCCTGCTGCTGGACGAGCCGACCGCTTCGCTCGATGCCGCCAATCGCGCCGTCGTGGTCGATCTGGTCGCCGAGAAGAAGCGCCAGGGCGTCGCCATGGTCGCCATTGTCCATGACGACGAAATCCGCCATTTGATTGCCGACCGTATTGTTGACGTCACCAGCTTTGCCGCCGCCGCCTGA
- a CDS encoding alpha-D-ribose 1-methylphosphonate 5-triphosphate diphosphatase gives MNAKPKETLIANARIVLADRVIEQGWLALADGRIAEIGEGRAPAGAEDAGGDLIMPGLIELHTDHLEAHYVPRPKVFWNPVAAVISYDGQLATSGITTVFDSLRVWREDGAEEVDGRAGVLAAAITTARDASLLRADHFLHLRCEIPMPSVVEEAKELIDRPDVKLMSLMDHTPGQRQFRDEVKLRDYYRGKGGGKTDAELDELFAKRFEYQKAYAATNMREIVALAHKYNIPLASHDDTTEENVADAVRDRVSVAEFPTTLEAARGLHQAGIDILMGAPNVVRGGSHSGNIAAVDLAREGLLDILSSDYIPSSLLMAALQLPEHVPAISLPAAVRTVTKAPAEAVGLSDRGEVAIGKRGDLIRVHVAGDVPVVRSVWREGNRVA, from the coding sequence ATGAACGCCAAGCCGAAGGAAACATTGATCGCCAACGCCAGGATCGTGCTGGCTGACCGGGTGATCGAGCAGGGCTGGCTCGCTCTCGCCGACGGACGTATTGCCGAGATCGGCGAGGGCAGGGCGCCTGCGGGTGCGGAGGATGCCGGCGGCGACCTCATCATGCCCGGCTTGATCGAGCTGCACACCGACCACCTCGAAGCGCACTACGTGCCGCGCCCGAAAGTGTTCTGGAATCCGGTCGCAGCCGTCATCTCCTATGACGGCCAGCTCGCGACCTCGGGCATCACGACCGTGTTCGACTCGCTGCGGGTCTGGCGCGAGGACGGCGCCGAGGAAGTCGATGGCCGCGCCGGCGTGCTCGCCGCCGCCATCACGACCGCGCGCGACGCCAGCCTGCTGCGCGCCGACCACTTCCTGCATCTGCGCTGCGAAATCCCGATGCCGAGCGTGGTGGAGGAGGCCAAGGAGCTGATCGACCGTCCCGACGTCAAGCTGATGTCGCTGATGGACCACACACCTGGCCAGCGCCAGTTCCGCGACGAGGTCAAGCTGCGCGACTATTACCGCGGCAAGGGCGGCGGCAAGACCGATGCCGAGCTCGACGAGCTGTTCGCGAAGCGCTTCGAATATCAGAAAGCCTATGCCGCGACCAACATGCGCGAGATCGTGGCGCTGGCCCACAAATACAACATTCCGCTCGCGAGCCATGACGACACCACCGAGGAGAATGTCGCGGATGCCGTGCGCGATCGCGTGTCGGTGGCGGAATTCCCGACCACGCTGGAGGCCGCGCGCGGCCTGCATCAGGCCGGCATCGACATCCTGATGGGTGCGCCGAACGTCGTGCGCGGCGGCTCGCACTCCGGCAACATCGCCGCGGTCGATCTCGCCCGCGAGGGCCTGCTCGACATCCTGTCGTCGGACTACATCCCGTCCAGCCTCCTGATGGCCGCGCTGCAATTGCCGGAGCATGTGCCCGCGATCAGCCTTCCGGCGGCGGTTCGCACCGTGACCAAGGCGCCGGCCGAGGCGGTTGGCCTCTCGGATCGTGGCGAAGTCGCGATCGGCAAGCGGGGCGACCTGATCCGTGTGCATGTCGCAGGCGACGTTCCCGTGGTCCGCAGCGTCTGGCGCGAAGGAAACCGCGTCGCATGA
- the phnN gene encoding phosphonate metabolism protein/1,5-bisphosphokinase (PRPP-forming) PhnN yields the protein MSETATMAHDEASGIGPGRLVLVVGPSGAGKDTLLRLAQAACVDDRDIVFPRRVVTRESSEAEDNMAMSQDEFRRAREHGDFAVHWEAHGHSYALPLEINDDILAGRAVVANVSRTVIGALRQAYANVVVVAITAPPDVLAQRLAARARHSDGNIADRLARSVDDASANADVTILNAGSADYHSRQLVRVIRNEGWHE from the coding sequence ATGAGCGAAACCGCGACCATGGCACACGATGAGGCCAGCGGGATCGGACCCGGGCGGCTCGTGCTCGTGGTCGGTCCCAGCGGTGCCGGAAAGGACACGCTGTTGCGGCTCGCGCAGGCGGCCTGCGTCGACGATCGCGACATCGTCTTTCCGCGCCGCGTCGTGACGCGCGAATCCTCCGAAGCCGAAGACAACATGGCGATGAGCCAGGACGAATTCCGCCGCGCGCGCGAGCACGGCGATTTCGCCGTGCACTGGGAAGCGCACGGCCATTCCTACGCTCTTCCGCTCGAGATCAACGATGACATCCTCGCCGGCCGGGCCGTCGTCGCCAATGTCTCGCGCACGGTGATCGGCGCGCTGCGCCAGGCCTATGCCAACGTCGTCGTGGTTGCGATCACGGCGCCGCCGGACGTGCTGGCGCAGCGGCTTGCTGCCCGGGCCCGGCACAGCGACGGCAACATCGCAGATCGCCTCGCGCGCAGCGTCGACGACGCATCGGCCAATGCCGATGTCACCATCCTCAACGCGGGTAGCGCGGACTATCACAGCCGCCAGCTCGTGCGCGTGATCAGGAACGAAGGCTGGCACGAATAG
- a CDS encoding pyridoxamine 5'-phosphate oxidase family protein, with protein MSVIETVEQLEAIYGAVGDASTVKVADHVTPLYRIFIEKAPFAALATIRPEGIDCSPRGDLPGFVRIHDPKTLMLPDRRGNNRVDSLRNIVRDPRVSLMFLIPGSGNAVRVNGRAYLSIDPELLASFKVEGKAPRSVMVMNVDEIYFQCARAIVRSDLWNPDKRIDPKTLPTPGQILAEMSENKVGGAEYDRIWPERAAATMW; from the coding sequence ATGTCGGTGATTGAAACGGTCGAACAGCTGGAGGCCATCTACGGTGCCGTTGGTGATGCCTCGACCGTGAAAGTCGCCGACCACGTTACTCCGCTCTACCGCATCTTCATCGAGAAGGCGCCGTTTGCCGCGCTCGCCACCATCAGGCCGGAGGGGATCGACTGCTCGCCGCGCGGCGATCTCCCCGGCTTCGTCCGCATCCATGATCCGAAGACGCTGATGCTGCCGGATCGCCGCGGCAACAACCGGGTCGATTCCCTGCGCAACATCGTGCGCGATCCCAGGGTGTCGCTGATGTTCCTGATCCCCGGTTCCGGCAACGCGGTGCGGGTCAACGGCCGCGCCTATCTCTCCATCGATCCGGAACTGCTCGCCTCGTTCAAGGTCGAGGGCAAGGCGCCGCGCAGCGTCATGGTGATGAATGTGGACGAAATCTATTTCCAGTGCGCCCGCGCCATCGTTCGCTCCGACCTCTGGAATCCCGACAAGCGGATCGATCCGAAGACGCTGCCGACGCCTGGCCAGATCCTCGCCGAGATGAGCGAGAACAAGGTCGGCGGTGCGGAGTACGACCGGATCTGGCCGGAACGGGCTGCGGCGACGATGTGGTGA
- a CDS encoding SDR family NAD(P)-dependent oxidoreductase, whose translation MADDLKGRTALVTGGSRGIGAAVCRALAASGAAVAINCREQIGQAEKLAGEIGKQGGRAIVVAADVSHRDAVATMVERVTAGLGPIDILVNNAGIAITRGVDDLTEDDFDRTILVNLKSAFLCTRAVLPEMRARKWGRIVNISSGAARGAGSIGPHYNASKAGMEGLTRGYAARLVKEGITVNAVAPSLIETDMMSGQPGLVSRIPLGRFGTADEVAKAVMLLVDNAYMTGQTIALSGGMAYN comes from the coding sequence ATGGCGGATGATCTGAAGGGGCGCACCGCGCTCGTCACCGGCGGCTCGCGCGGGATTGGCGCAGCCGTCTGTCGCGCCCTGGCCGCATCAGGCGCGGCGGTGGCGATCAACTGCCGGGAGCAGATCGGGCAGGCCGAAAAGCTGGCAGGCGAGATCGGCAAGCAAGGCGGTCGCGCGATTGTCGTTGCCGCCGACGTCTCGCATCGCGACGCCGTGGCTACAATGGTCGAGCGCGTCACGGCCGGGCTCGGGCCGATCGACATCCTCGTCAACAATGCCGGCATCGCCATCACGCGCGGCGTCGACGATCTCACCGAGGACGATTTCGACCGCACCATCCTCGTCAACCTGAAATCCGCCTTCCTGTGCACGCGAGCGGTGCTGCCGGAGATGCGCGCCCGGAAATGGGGCCGTATCGTTAACATCTCCTCGGGCGCGGCGCGCGGTGCCGGCTCGATCGGTCCGCACTACAATGCATCCAAGGCCGGCATGGAGGGTCTCACGCGCGGTTATGCGGCGCGGCTGGTGAAGGAAGGCATCACCGTCAACGCGGTAGCGCCGTCCCTGATCGAGACCGACATGATGAGCGGTCAGCCCGGGCTCGTCAGCCGCATCCCGCTCGGCCGCTTCGGCACGGCGGATGAGGTGGCGAAAGCCGTGATGCTGCTGGTCGACAATGCCTACATGACCGGGCAGACGATCGCGCTGAGCGGTGGGATGGCGTATAACTAG